In Patescibacteria group bacterium, a genomic segment contains:
- the gpmI gene encoding 2,3-bisphosphoglycerate-independent phosphoglycerate mutase has protein sequence MTKNKVVLIICDGLGYNEDKENNAVLVANTPNFDYYKKNYPFATLLASGEAIGLPYGQQGTSEANHLVIGSGRIIYQNLVKINKAVKNGDLISNPAIVEAINHVKKYNSVLHIKGLISDGGVHSHINHIKELLRCAKTSGVKNVSLHLYTDGRDTPPKSALLYIEDLENFMKTENIGRIATIGGRYWGMDRDNNKDRVEKHFAVMTHALGPKFKSVKEAIESNYEKNITDEFIEPAYIETETGELGCIQSNDAVIFANFRSDRAKQITKRFLDEKIDNMKFVAMTQYDDNIDVRVAFPPESIDNTLSEVIAKNGLKQLKVTETEKFTHLTFFFNAQRYEEEKNETRILIPSNSDIVTHDIKPEMKINEITYELVKAIDGNEFNFIATNLTNCDMVGHTGNFDAIVRAVECVDSAIGKIVDVAIKNNYTVIITADHGNAEQTFDKATGQKLTSHTLNPVPFYLISNDFKNINRNNGDLSDIAPTILKIMDLEIPSEMTGRSFI, from the coding sequence ATGACAAAAAATAAAGTAGTCTTAATTATTTGTGATGGGCTTGGTTATAATGAAGATAAAGAAAATAATGCAGTTCTAGTAGCAAATACTCCAAACTTTGATTATTACAAAAAAAATTATCCATTCGCTACACTTCTTGCAAGTGGAGAAGCTATTGGTTTGCCATATGGACAGCAAGGAACCTCGGAAGCAAACCATTTGGTAATTGGTTCTGGAAGAATAATTTATCAAAATCTTGTAAAAATAAATAAAGCTGTAAAAAATGGAGATTTAATAAGTAATCCTGCGATTGTTGAGGCAATAAATCATGTAAAAAAATATAATAGTGTTTTACATATAAAAGGATTGATTTCAGATGGTGGAGTACATTCTCATATTAATCATATAAAAGAGCTTCTTAGATGTGCAAAAACAAGCGGAGTAAAAAATGTTTCTTTGCATTTATATACTGATGGACGTGATACTCCTCCAAAAAGTGCTTTGTTATATATTGAAGATTTAGAAAATTTTATGAAAACCGAAAACATCGGACGCATTGCAACTATTGGTGGAAGATATTGGGGAATGGATAGAGACAACAACAAAGATAGGGTTGAAAAACATTTTGCAGTAATGACTCATGCTCTTGGTCCAAAATTTAAATCTGTAAAAGAAGCAATTGAGTCAAATTATGAGAAAAATATTACAGATGAATTTATAGAGCCAGCATATATAGAAACAGAAACAGGTGAACTTGGTTGTATTCAATCAAATGATGCAGTTATATTTGCAAATTTTAGATCAGATCGTGCAAAACAGATTACAAAGAGATTTTTAGATGAAAAAATTGATAATATGAAATTTGTAGCTATGACTCAATATGATGATAATATTGATGTACGTGTTGCTTTTCCACCTGAATCAATAGACAATACTCTATCAGAAGTTATAGCAAAAAATGGTTTGAAACAATTAAAAGTTACAGAGACAGAAAAATTTACTCACCTTACATTTTTTTTCAATGCCCAAAGATATGAAGAGGAAAAAAATGAAACAAGAATTCTTATTCCAAGTAATAGTGATATAGTAACTCATGATATAAAGCCAGAAATGAAAATAAATGAAATTACATATGAACTCGTAAAAGCAATAGATGGTAATGAGTTTAATTTTATAGCTACAAACCTTACAAATTGTGATATGGTAGGTCATACTGGAAATTTTGATGCAATTGTACGTGCTGTAGAATGTGTTGATAGCGCAATTGGTAAAATTGTTGATGTTGCTATCAAAAATAATTATACAGTTATTATAACTGCAGACCATGGAAATGCTGAGCAAACTTTTGACAAAGCAACTGGCCAAAAATTAACATCTCATACCTTGAATCCTGTTCCATTTTATTTGATTTCAAATGATTTCAAAAATATAAACAGAAACAATGGAGATCTTAGCGATATTGCTCCTACTATTTTAAAGATTATGGATTTGGAAATTCCGAGTGAGATGACTGGGCGTTCATTTATTTAA
- a CDS encoding formyltransferase family protein, which produces MNKFNPNFIMLSGWLKPFFGFPPANTINIHPGPLPYTAGKYGHSVHEAIIEAYKTGILTQSAVTMHFVTEEYDKGPIIVEYPVFIKPEDTVEDIAKRVNEVERVIQSYYLNLIIHGKIWLGQNREVHYNSGIVIPQFLN; this is translated from the coding sequence ATCAATAAGTTCAATCCTAATTTTATCATGCTCTCGGGTTGGCTCAAGCCATTCTTTGGATTTCCGCCAGCAAATACTATTAATATCCATCCGGGACCACTTCCTTATACTGCAGGAAAATATGGACACAGTGTTCATGAAGCAATAATTGAGGCATATAAAACTGGCATACTTACTCAAAGTGCTGTGACAATGCACTTTGTCACTGAAGAATATGACAAAGGACCAATCATTGTTGAATATCCTGTCTTCATTAAACCCGAAGATACAGTAGAAGACATTGCAAAAAGAGTAAACGAGGTCGAGAGAGTGATTCAGTCTTACTATCTCAATCTCATAATCCATGGCAAGATCTGGCTTGGACAAAACAGAGAAGTCCACTACAATTCAGGAATTGTGATACCACAATTCCTGAATTGA